One stretch of Aquimarina sp. Aq107 DNA includes these proteins:
- a CDS encoding peptidylprolyl isomerase, with the protein MKKLSLLFLALITLTFTNCEEKYPELGDGIYAEIITNKGTAIAELHYKETPMTVANFVSLAEGTNTMVDSLYKGKKYYNGIIFHRVIKDFMIQTGDPLGTGTGDPGYKFPDEIVDSLTHKSKGILSMANSGPATNGSQFFITLKETPWLNGKHTVFGEIVSGQDIVDSIGVAETRPGDKPVSEIRMEQVNIIRKGKDAKAFDSKAAFEDKLKALEEEKLEKERIEKERQAEIAKKFPAIAAEFAELRKKATKLESGLEILFLEQGNGEQPKQSDMVQVNYQGSFTDGKMFDTNLVEKAREMGLFDQRRADHPKGYVPLEIPYSPEAKMIPGFKEGVQQMKVGDKAIIFVPPHLGYGERGRAPIPPNTEMVFELELVGILGKQ; encoded by the coding sequence ATGAAAAAATTAAGTCTTTTATTTTTAGCACTTATCACCCTTACATTTACTAATTGCGAGGAAAAGTACCCAGAACTTGGAGATGGAATCTATGCAGAAATCATTACCAACAAAGGAACTGCTATAGCTGAATTACATTACAAAGAAACTCCAATGACAGTGGCAAATTTTGTTTCTCTAGCAGAAGGAACGAACACTATGGTAGATAGTTTATATAAAGGAAAGAAGTATTACAACGGAATTATTTTCCATAGAGTTATCAAAGATTTTATGATCCAAACTGGTGATCCTCTAGGAACAGGAACAGGTGACCCTGGTTACAAATTTCCGGATGAAATCGTAGACTCATTAACGCATAAGTCTAAAGGTATTTTATCTATGGCTAACTCTGGTCCAGCTACCAACGGAAGTCAATTCTTTATTACACTGAAAGAAACTCCTTGGTTAAACGGTAAACATACTGTTTTTGGAGAAATCGTTTCTGGTCAAGATATCGTGGATAGTATTGGTGTCGCTGAAACTAGACCTGGAGACAAACCTGTATCTGAAATAAGAATGGAACAAGTTAATATCATTCGTAAAGGAAAAGATGCTAAAGCATTTGATTCTAAAGCGGCTTTTGAAGATAAACTAAAAGCGCTAGAAGAAGAGAAATTAGAGAAGGAACGTATTGAAAAGGAAAGACAAGCTGAGATAGCTAAAAAGTTTCCTGCTATTGCTGCAGAATTCGCTGAATTAAGAAAAAAGGCGACTAAGTTAGAAAGTGGGTTAGAGATTCTATTTTTAGAACAAGGAAATGGAGAACAACCTAAGCAAAGTGATATGGTACAAGTAAACTATCAAGGATCCTTTACTGATGGAAAAATGTTTGACACAAACCTTGTAGAAAAAGCAAGAGAAATGGGACTTTTTGATCAGCGTCGTGCTGACCATCCAAAAGGATATGTTCCTTTAGAAATTCCTTATTCTCCAGAAGCTAAAATGATTCCTGGTTTTAAAGAAGGAGTTCAACAAATGAAAGTAGGAGATAAAGCGATTATCTTTGTCCCTCCTCATTTAGGGTATGGAGAAAGAGGTAGAGCTCCAATTCCACCAAATACAGAAATGGTTTTCGAACTAGAATTAGTTGGGATCTTAGGAAAACAATAA
- the gldI gene encoding gliding motility-associated peptidyl-prolyl isomerase GldI, with protein MLFFSCKAPEARKPVSISSGSFINESINRNKELSAREEARIQKIIQQDSSNNYITSEGGFWYFYEKKDTLTSGTAKFGDIVNFNYDIKDLNGDTIYSEKELDTVNYAIDQEDLFFGLREGLKIMKEGEIVTFLFPSYQAYGYYGDNHKIGTNIPLISRVKLNKITKQSTKEN; from the coding sequence ATGCTATTTTTCTCTTGTAAAGCACCAGAAGCAAGAAAACCCGTAAGTATTTCGTCTGGATCATTTATTAATGAATCTATTAATCGAAATAAAGAACTTAGCGCACGGGAAGAGGCTAGGATACAAAAAATAATACAGCAAGATTCTTCTAATAATTACATCACTTCTGAAGGTGGGTTTTGGTATTTTTATGAAAAAAAAGACACTTTAACTTCTGGTACTGCTAAATTTGGTGATATTGTTAATTTCAATTATGATATCAAAGATCTTAACGGAGATACTATATATAGCGAAAAAGAGTTAGACACTGTAAACTACGCTATTGACCAAGAAGATCTATTTTTTGGTTTAAGAGAAGGATTAAAAATAATGAAAGAAGGAGAAATAGTAACATTTCTATTTCCTTCCTATCAAGCATACGGATATTATGGAGACAATCATAAGATTGGAACAAATATTCCGTTAATATCTAGAGTAAAACTCAATAAAATCACAAAACAATCAACAAAAGAAAATTAA